Proteins encoded within one genomic window of Glandiceps talaboti chromosome 3, keGlaTala1.1, whole genome shotgun sequence:
- the LOC144454002 gene encoding uncharacterized protein LOC144454002 — translation MYAWSLKNPDDDFVLHGTYAPIRVKDSDYLTNSQRTLTTRSLSQTTYRPERYSSLEGSISKHSTAREQIPDYTDLTSSGNFRPQKSVSFDASKYENGTRDSFPDDLEPELERLMEGGDRERKQEDEDILIGMPPNPRKRTWFTQPVHLSKSTEYPALESAGLDVRDCRKSDRDTGTLGTNMAARKIISENFLDEEAKKTYPITLGDASHDLYRTFSPPPSLKPTRSQSPPTSSRSRQRPRSAMSATDPKVRASADYYCLKAAEPSLMRSDVIASPYEYELAKLRMQKLRLEEEKLLELKRQVELERIRGPTPKWYEIKGPQFHYEAKKNNLLLKKKEEWQNLFDYRKELLASSREFAKLDSLQ, via the exons ATGTACGCTTGGTCGCTGAAAAACCCCGACGATGATTTCGTCCTCCATGGGACTTATGCCCCTATAAG GGTGAAAGATTCTGACTATTTGACTAACTCTCAACGAACACTGACAACAAGAAGTTTATCACAGACAACATACAGACCAGAAAGGTATTCATCATTAGAAGGCTCTATCAGCAAACACTCAACAGCTAGAGAACAAATCCCTGATTACACCGACTTGACAAGCAGTGGAAATTTCCGTCCTCAgaaaagtgtaagttttgatgCCAGTAAGTATGAAAATGGCACAAGAGACTCTTTCCCTGATGACCTGGAGCCAGAATTAGAGAGGCTAATGGAAGGAGGAGACAGGGAAAGAAAACAGGAAGATGAGGATATTTTGATCGGAATGCCACCAAATCCTAGAAAACGTACCTGGTTCACCCAACCTGTACATCTGAGTAAAAGTACAGAATATCCAGCACTAGAAAGTGCTGGTCTAGATGTCCGAGATTGCAGAAAATCAGACAGAGATACTGGAACTCTTGGAACAAATATGGCTGCAAGGAAAATAATTTCTGAAAACTTCCTGGATGAAGAGGCAAAGAAAACTTATCCAATCACATTGGGCGATGCATCACATGATTTATATCGTACATTCAGTCCCCCTCCTTCACTGAAACCTACACGTTCACAGTCACCACCGACATCATCAAGGTCAAGGCAAAGACCAAGGAGTGCTATGTCAGCGACTGACCCTAAAGTACGAGCATCTGCAGACTACTACTGTCTGAAGGCAGCTGAACCTAGTCTAATGAGATCTGATGTCATTGCTTCACCTTATGAATATGAATTAGCTAAGCTGAGAATGCAGAAGTTGAGGCTAGAGGAGGAGAAACTGTTGGAATTAAAACGTCAAGTAGAACTTGAAAGAATTAGAGGGCCCACTCCAAAATG GTATGAAATAAAAGGACCACAGTTCCATTATGAAGCCAAGAAAAACAATCTATTACTGAAGAAGAAAGAGGAATGGCAAAATTTATTTGATTACAGAAAGGAGTTACTGGCATCCTCCAGAGAATTTGCTAAACTTGATAGTCTTCAATGA